Proteins from a single region of bacterium:
- a CDS encoding dCMP deaminase family protein: MGRPSWDEYFMQIAGLVSTRSTCMRRSVGAVLVRDKTILATGYNGTPRGLKHCEELGGCYREQLGVPSGERHEICRGTHAEQNAIAQAALVGVSTKDSTLYVTNHPCSICTKILLNAGITRVVYAEGYPDELARFLIEEARNLGLLEVNCLGE; the protein is encoded by the coding sequence ATGGGCAGGCCGTCCTGGGACGAGTACTTCATGCAGATCGCCGGGCTGGTGTCCACCCGCTCAACTTGTATGCGGCGCAGCGTGGGGGCGGTGCTCGTCCGCGACAAGACTATCCTGGCGACGGGCTACAACGGCACTCCCCGGGGGTTGAAGCACTGCGAGGAGTTGGGCGGCTGCTACCGGGAGCAGCTCGGCGTCCCCTCCGGCGAGCGCCACGAAATCTGCCGGGGAACGCACGCCGAGCAGAACGCCATCGCCCAGGCCGCCCTGGTCGGCGTCTCCACCAAAGACTCCACCCTCTACGTAACGAACCACCCCTGCAGCATCTGCACCAAAATCCTCCTGAACGCGGGGATCACGAGGGTGGTCTACGCCGAGGGCTACCCCGACGAGCTCGCCCGGTTCCTGATCGAGGAGGCCCGGAACCTGGGTCTGTTGGAGGTCAACTGCCTG